One genomic window of Pecten maximus chromosome 3, xPecMax1.1, whole genome shotgun sequence includes the following:
- the LOC117324152 gene encoding DNA replication licensing factor mcm5-like, whose amino-acid sequence MAGFDDAGVFFSDNFGSEDQTDENQINRQQIKKRFKDFIRQFHEGNFSYRYRDQLKRNYNLGQYWLEIDLQDVTSFDEALAEKLGKLPAEHLPLFEDAAKEVADEVTRPRPDGDEDVEDIQVMLNSSANPCSIRELKSEQMAKLVKIPGIVIAASGIKAKATKLTLQCRGCQNILNNIAVNPGMEGYALPRKCNTEQAGRPKCPIDPFFIVPDKCKCVDFQNLKLQEAPEAVPNGELPRHMQLYCDRYLCDKVVPGNRVTVVGVFSIKKTFQSSKKNTRDKVNVGIRSPYFRVVGIQVDTDGSGRSTNSPITPTEEEEFRRLASSPNIYETIAKSIAPSIYGCIDMKKAIASLLFGGSRKRLPDGLTRRGDVNILMLGDPGTAKSQLLKFVERVSPIAVYTSGKGSSAAGLTASVIRDPSTRSFVMEGGAMVLADGGVVCIDEFDKMREDDRVAIHEAMEQQTISIAKAGITTTLNSRCSVLAAANSVYGRWDETKGEENIDFMPTILSRFDMIFIVKDEHNEERDMILAKHVMNVHLNSLQMSEEQADGEINLLTLKKYISYCRTRCGPRLAVEAAEKLKNRYVLMRNSASEYERETGKRISIPITVRQLEAIIRISESLAKMRMQPFATEVDVDEALRLFQVSTLDAAMSGNLSGVEGFTTEEDQELLSRIEKQIKRRFIIGSQVSEHAIIQDFTRQKYPERSIYKVLHFMMRRGEVQHRMQRKMLYRVK is encoded by the exons ATGGCTGGATTTGATGATGCGGGTGTATTTTTCAGTGATAACTTTGGATCTGAAGATCAAACTGACGAAAATCAGATCAACAGACAACAAATCAAGAAGAGATTCAAGGATTTCATCAGGCAGTTCCACGAAGGGAACTTTTCATACCGATATCG AGACCAGCTGAAAAGAAACTACAATCTTGGGCAATATTGGCTGGAAATTGACCTGCAAGATGTTACGAGCTTCGACGAAGCCTTGGCAGAAAAACTTGGCAAACTTCCTGCAGAACATTTGCCATTG tttGAAGATGCTGCAAAAGAAGTGGCAGATGAGGTAACAAGGCCCCGTCCAGATGGTGATGAAGATGTTGAAGATATACAGGTCATGCTCAACTCCTCAGCCAACCCTTGTAGTATTCGAGAGCTCAAG TCTGAGCAAATGGCAAAATTGGTCAAGATTCCCGGGATCGTGATTGCAGCCTCGGGTATCAAAGCCAAGGCCACCAAGTTGACTCTTCAATGTCGTGGCTGTCAGAACATCCTGAATAACATAGCTGTCAATCCAGGAATGGAGGGTTATGCTTTGCCCCGTAAATGTAATAC AGAGCAAGCGGGACGTCCTAAATGTCCTATCGACCCTTTCTTCATTGTACCAGACAAGTGTAAATGTGTGGATTTCCAGAACCTGAAACTGCAGGAGGCTCCCGAGGCTGTGCCCAATGGTGAACTACCTCGTCATATGCAACTGTATTGTGATAG ATACTTGTGTGACAAAGTTGTACCTGGTAATAGGGTGACTGTGGTTGGGGTGTTCTCCATCAAGAAAACCTTCCAAAGTTCCAAG AAGAACACTCGGGACAAGGTTAATGTTGGTATCCGTAGCCCATACTTCCGTGTAGTGGGAATACAGGTGGATACCGATGGGTCTGGTAGGAGTACCAACTCTCCTATAACTCCCACTGAAGAAGAAGAGTTTCGTCGACTGGCCAGTAGCCCGAACATATACGAGACCATTGCCAAAAGCATTGCACCTTCAATCTATGGATGCATTGACATGAAGAAGGCAATAGCTTCATTGCTGTTTGGCGGATCCAGGAAGAG ATTACCTGATGGCCTAACAAGAAGAGGTGATGTTAACATCCTTATGTTGGGAGATCCTGGTACAGCCAAGTCTCAGTTGCTTAAGTTTGTAGAGAGGGTGTCACCAATTGCTGTGTACACCTCCGGCAAGGGCAGTAGTGCTGCAGGTCTGACTGCATCAGTCATCCGAGACCCGTCCACTCGCAGCTTTGTAATGGAAGGTGGAGCCATGGTACTTGCTGATGGTGGAGTTGTGTGTATTGATGAGTTTGACAAAATGAGGGAAGATGATCGAGTTGCTATACATGAAGCTATGGAACAACAGACCATATCAATCGCTAAG GCTGGAATCACAACTACACTTAACTCGAGATGTTCAGTTCTGGCTGCTGCTAACAGTGTGTATGGACGATGGGACGAAACCAAGGGAGAGGAGAACATAGACTTCATGCCCACCATCTTGTCCAGATTTGACATGATTTTTATAGTCAAGGATGAACATAATGAAGAAAGAGACATG ataCTGGCCAAGCATGTAATGAATGTCCATCTGAATTCACTTCAAATGTCTGAGGAGCAGGCCGATGGAGAGATAAACCTGCTCACTCTGAAGAAGTATATATCCTACTGTAGAAC GAGATGTGGTCCAAGGCTAGCAGTAGAAGCTGCTGAAAAGTTGAAGAATCGTTATGTGTTGATGAGAAACAGCGCCAGCGAGTATGAGAGGGAAACAGGGAAGCGTATCAGTATACCAATTACTGTCAG GCAATTGGAAGCCATCATAAGAATATCAGAGTCCCTGGCCAAGATGAGAATGCAGCCATTTGCTACTGAGGTGGATGTAGATGAGGCCCTTCGACTGTTTCAAGTATCCACACTGGATGCTGCTATGTCTGGGAACCTCTCAG GTGTAGAAGGATTCACTACAGAAGAAGATCAGGAACTTTTGAGCAGGattgaaaaacaaatcaaacgACGATTTATCATAGGATCCCAAGTGTCAGAACATGCCATCATTCAGGACTTCACAAGACAG AAATATCCTGAACGCTCCATATACAAGGTGCTACACTTTATGATGAGACGAGGGGAAGTTCAACACAGGATGCAGAGGAAGATGTTGTACAGAGTGAAATAG
- the LOC117324154 gene encoding proton-coupled folate transporter-like — MMTFCEQVTGLLRQTTVEPILFLYMFATFLEFPVSQDLIYTRVCLEKFANVTYICDNLSNKTLKEELESVQKEASSWIMYHNVAYTVPAVVSVTLFLGPWGDRLGRKYPMMLTIIGNMLLTVCNLVVSSHTNISIKYILIGKIINGMTGGFIGLMMSVYSYIGHVSSAKNRTSRVGVAEAMIFLSGTAGVLISGIIIDKTSFNFVFSFICVMQFLALLYAVFVLENLGPSEEQTNTSICSYTRLFCKDSWICVSKHRPCNMFVYLAMEIFVLVILMICTSGENDILLLYTKLPQFDWSQTRYGFFKAGENFGRGLAVLTLLPLLRYKFNARDTVLILMGLVSKGTGLILLGLASQSWQLYLVPVISVLQGFPSAGLRSSLSGLMDTNEQGRLFGLVASAESIASLIATLLFNSLYSATLKLYHGSSFLLASGFVGIAFIIIMSLHCCLDPTSQRQRDHYAPFQEEDEQSCGEQIQNT; from the exons ATGATGACATTTTGTGAGCAAGTAACTGGCCTGCTTCGTCAGACCACTGTTGAACCCATTctatttctgtacatgtttgcTACGTTCCTGGAGTTTCCAGTATCACAAGACCTGATCTACACGAGGGTGTGTTTGGAAAAGTTCGCCAATGTAACCTACATTTGTGATAACCTTAGCAACAAGACACTGAAGGAAGAATTAGAATCAGTTCAGAAAGAAGCATCCAGCTGGATAATGTACCACAATGTAGCCTACACAGTTCCCGCAGTCGTCTCTGTCACTCTGTTTCTAGGTCCATGGGGGGACCGTTTGGGCCGCAAGTACCCAATGATGCTTACAATCATTGGTAACATGCTGCTGACTGTGTGTAACCTGGTCGTTTCCTCACACACAAATATTTCTATCAAGTATATCCTTATTGGTAAAATTATCAATGGCATGACAGGAGGATTTATCGGATTGATGATGTCGGTCTACAGTTACATAGGGCATGTCTCAAGTGCCAAAAACAGGACCAGTCGGGTCGGTGTGGCAGAGGCCATGATTTTTTTGTCCGGAACAGCGGGAGTTCTAATATCAGGAATAATCATAGACAAGACAAGttttaatttcgtcttttctTTCATCTGTGTAATGCAATTTTTGGCCTTACTCTACGCTGTGTTTGTGTTGGAGAATCTCGGACCTTCAGAGGAGCAGACAAACACATCCATCTGTTCCTACACCAGACTTTTTTGTAAGGATTCCTGGATTTGTGTATCCAAACATCGTCCATGCAACATGTTTGTTTACCTGGCTATGGAGATTTTTGTTCTTGTTATCCTGATGATCTGCACTTCAG GAGAAAATGACATTCttcttttatatacaaaattgcCCCAGTTTGACTGGTCACAGACGAGGTATGGGTTTTTCAAAGCTGGGGAGAATTTTGGACGTGGCCTGGCTGTGCTTACCTTACTCCCATTGCTGCGGTACAAGTTCAACGCCCGTGACACTGTCTTAATTCTCATGGGGTTAGTCTCCAAGGGAACTGGATTAATACTTCTTGGGCTTGCGTCGCAGTCCTGGCAGTTGTATCTAG TTCCTGTAATTAGTGTACTTCAAGGCTTCCCATCAGCTGGCCTTCGATCTTCATTGTCTGGACTGATGGACACGAATGAACAAG GTCGCCTGTTTGGACTTGTAGCCAGTGCTGAAAGTATTGCCAGCCTCATTGCCACTCTCCTCTTCAACAGTTTATACTCTGCCACACTGAAATTGTATCACGGATCGTCATTCTTGCTAGCCTCTGGATTTGTGGGGATTGCTTTCATCatcattat GTCTCTACACTGCTGTCTTGATCCAACAAGCCAACGTCAAAGAGACCACTATGCACCTTTCCAGGAAGAAGATGAACAAAGTTGTGGAGAACAGATTCAGAATACGTAG
- the LOC117324155 gene encoding arylsulfatase A-like produces the protein MQRKYAIGFAFKLLGTLLCFTNASAGNSKPNVIILIADDMGIGDLSCYGGEVVKTRNLDKIAKEGLKFNRMYSMSSDTGTMAAIISGMYPVRKGLGKGSLGWSSFWSLAQSGGLSAEDPNIASLYASHSMKYQAVFMGRWDLGAGSQGQHLPGSTGFVSFYGTPMSHSPGCSSDTMFRFTDWDFFLLLLRQNQIVIASVALACILPRLFGIKREVSLILLIVMGGLSLVILRMYCWMGPLSPSSCVLYRDNVISEQPYQDEKMTQRITLEAVNYLKYRRSNTFFLMVSYLQPKYPAFSSEHFKNKSRIGPYYDAVLEIDWSVGKILQTLEKEGISNETAVIFLSDNGPQLIDIFTGNIIHSSMTGQKILHRGKQKIRLKGGKGSFYEGGIHIPAMMRWPGHINPGTETNVVTSVLDIFPTVIDISGIKKKYQFHKFDGESLVSLFENPKQNADAIHSTLFHIDDLTKPGSDWAVTAGDMKVHFTDSTLEKNSKSQRIPLIYNITTDPGETVALSVKDHAGLLYNIQLDMARSNLMAGGSDTSKTSQFDEIPYPWNVPCARSNFLFCHKKLDHKENFNSLFP, from the exons ATGCAGCGAAAATATGCAATTGGCTTCGCATTCAAGTTATTGGGAACATTATTATGTTTTACAAATGCGTCTGCAGGAAATTCAAAACCAAATGTGATAATACTAATAGCTGACGACATGGGCATTGGAGATCTGAGCTGTTACGGGGGCGAAGTGGTCAAAACCAGAAATCTCGACAAGATAGCAAAGGAAGGACTAAAATTTAACCGAATGTACTCTATGTCATCAGACACAGGCACAATGGCAGCAATTATATCTG GAATGTATCCTGTAAGAAAGGGACTTGGCAAAGGATCACTGGGATGGTCATCCTTCTGGAGCCTTGCTCAGTCTGGAGGTCTGTCAGCAGAAGATCCAAATATTGCATCACTGTATGCATCTCATTCCATGAAATATCAGGCCGTGTTCATGGGTAGATGGGACCTTGGGGCAGGTAGTCAAGGGCAACATCTCCCAGGGAGTACAGGCTTTGTATCATTTTATGGTACACCAATGTCGCATAGTCCAGGATGCAGTTCGGATACCATGTTCAGGTTCACAGACTGGGATTTCTTCCTCCTGCTCCTACGACAAAACCAAATTGTGATTGCTTCTGTGGCACTAGCTTGTATACTTCCAAGGCTCTTTGGAATTAAAAGAGAAGTTTCTTTAATCCTTTTGATAGTGATGGGAGGCCTGTCATTGGTTATCCTGAGGATGTATTGTTGGATGGGTCCATTGTCACCAAGTAGCTGTGTGTTGTACAGGGACAATGTCATTAGTGAACAACCATATCAGGATGAGAAAATGACACAACGTATCACTTTGGAGGCAGTCAATTATCTCAAGTATCGACGATCAAACACTTTCTTTCTAATGGTGTCATATTTACAACCAAAATATCCAGCCTTTTCCTCAGAACATTTCAAGAACAAGTCGAGAATTGGTCCTTATTATGATGCAGTTTTAGAAATAGATTGGAGTGTTGGGAAAATACTGCAAACCCTAGAAAAAGAAGGTATATCAAATGAAACTGCTGTGATATTTTTATCAGATAATGGACCACAATTAATCGACATATTCACAGGAAATATAATTCACAGCAGTATGACTGGACAAAAGATTCTTCATCGTGGTAAGCAAAAAATCAGGCTAAAGGGAGGAAAAGGATCGTTCTATGAGGGTGGAATTCACATTCCAGCTATGATGAGATGGCCAGGGCATATTAATCCTGGTACAGAAACAAATGTTGTTACTTCTGTGCTTGATATATTTCCAACTGTCATTGATATATCAggtataaaaaagaaataccaGTTCCATAAATTTGATGGTGAAAGTCTAGTATCATTGTTTGAAAATCCTAAGCAAAATGCTGATGCTATTCATAGCACTTTGTTTCATATAGATGACCTTACAAAGCCTGGGTCAGACTGGGCCGTTACAGCAGGGGATATGAAAGTTCACTTCACAGACTCTACACTGGAAAAGAATAGCAAGTCTCAAAGAATACCTCTGATTTACAACATTACAACTGATCCAGGTGAAACAGTGGCCTTATCCGTCAAGGATCATGCTGGACTTTTGTACAACATACAACTGGATATGGCACGTTCTAATCTAATGGCGGGAGGTTCAGATACTTCTAAAACATCACAGTTTGATGAAATACCATATCCTTGGAATGTTCCCTGTGCTAGAAGTAATTTTCTATTTTGCCATAAAAAACTTGACcataaagaaaatttcaatTCATTATTCCCCTGA
- the LOC117324157 gene encoding tubulin-specific chaperone E-like has protein sequence MEVKHDDGNPLQLGDRIIYDGHFATVRYIGEITNTKDSWIGVEWDDSSRGKHNGTHEGKYYFSTEHPTGGSFVRPKKVKMGVSFYNAFQDRYGEEQGEEAGVITAELFVLDNNKKKTVVEMVGAKSVNKKQSQLASLVEVMVRDMAVYGVGPHSSELRTHGHSVEELDMAQNLLPSWCKVAAITECLPGLRSLNVSENKLVLPSNTAELQSAFPCLKVLYLNRIPYSWQKILECSLMFPLLQQLHICFNGITNLSDPQGRLQNLTLINLESNNVQSWSQVLHLSRLPKLESLIVSDNNIDAIALPDVNYGETSQHFQALKYLCVNYNKISEWSSINELNKLKSLKELKMIQNPLLNTAIPETVRQLIVAKVASLEHCNRTRVTKEERRGSEIDYLKRFGQLWIKSGGSQDENKNNPSTEFTNEHPRYQELVRVYGPPENSEMNQKEKTLKDSLITVTITSPFDPDKGSKQKKIPGTMTVQKLKALIMKLFKWDDRELQLSYETKKMKHVEIELDNDLRAVSFYSIEPGDTILVRW, from the exons ATGGAGGTGAAGCATGATGATGGTAACCCTCTGCAGTTAGGAGACAGAATTATCTATGATGGACACTTTGCAACTGTTCGCTACATTGGAGAAATTACAAACACTAAAG ATTCCTGGATTGGTGTGGAGTGGGACGATTCCTCCAGGGGAAAGCACAATGGAACACATGAAGGGAAATACTACTTCAGTACTGA ACACCCCACTGGTGGGTCTTTCGTGCGTCCAAAAAAGGTGAAGATGGGGGTGAGTTTTTATAATGCTTTCCAGGATCGCTATGGAGAAGAGCAAGGAGAGGAAGCAGGAGTAATCACAGCCGAACTCTTTGTTCTTGACAACAACAAGAAAAAAACAGTAGTGGAAATGGTTGGCGCTAAGTCTGTAAACAAAAAGCAGag CCAGCTGGCCAGTCTGGTAGAGGTTATGGTGCGTGACATGGCGGTCTATGGTGTTGGTCCACACTCTTCTGAGTTAAGGACACATGGACATAGTGTAGAAGAGCTAGATATGGCTCAGAATCTGTTGCCCTCATGGTGTAAAGTGGCAGCCATCACAGAATGTCTGCCAGGATTAAGGAGTCTCAATGTCAG cGAAAACAAATTAGTACTTCCCTCTAATACAGCGGAGTTACAGTCAGCATTTCCATGTTTGAAGGTCCTGTATCTAAATAGGATTCCATACAGCTGGCAAAAG ATACTGGAGTGCAGTCTTATGTTTCCTCTTCTACAACAATTACACATCTGTTTTAATGGCATTACAAACTTGTCAGACCCTCAAGGTCGCCTGCAGAATCTTACCCTCATCAACCTAGAATCCAACAATGTACAGTCATGGTCACAAGTACTTCATCTCAGTCGTTTACCCAA GTTAGAAAGTCTGATTGTGAGTGACAACAACATTGATGCCATTGCCTTACCAGATGTGAATTATGGTGAAACAAGTCAACACTTCCAAGCCTTGAAATACCTTTGTGTCAACTACAACAAAATATCAGAG TGGTCTAGTATTAATGAACTCAACAAGTTAAAAAGTTTAAAGGAGTTGAAGATGATCCAAAACCCTCTGTTAAATACAGCTATACCAGAGACAGTACGCCAACTCATCGTGGCCAAAGTAGCCAGTCTGGAGCACTGTAACAGGACTCGG GTCACAAAGGAGGAAAGGCGAGGGTCAGAGATTGACTATCTCAAGAGATTTGGCCAGCTCTGGATTAAGTCTGGAGGCTCTcaggatgaaaataaaaacaacccAAGTACAGAGTTCACTAATGAACACCCTCGCTACCAGGAGCTTGTCAGAG tgtatggaCCTCCTGAAAACTCTGAGATGAATCAGAAAGAAAAAACCctaaaagacagtttaatca CGGTCACTATAACCAGCCCCTTTGATCCTGACAAGGGTTCTAAACAGAAGAAAATCCCAG GAACCATGACGGTACAGAAACTGAAAGCTTTAATCATGAAGCTGTTTAAGTGGGATGATAGAGAGCTACAACTTTCCTATGAAACAAAAAAG ATGAAACATGTTGAAATAGAATTAGACAACGATCTTCGTGCGGTTTCCTTTTATTCTATAGAGCCTGGTGACACAATACTAGTACGGTGGTAA